The following are from one region of the Gammaproteobacteria bacterium genome:
- the secG gene encoding preprotein translocase subunit SecG yields MEILVWAAHVLLAIVLVVLVLLQHGKGADMGAAFGSGSAGSLFGASGSATFLSRATGFVAAMFFVTSMSLTYLSANKTENSGVMSLMDQIEESESVSATENETKSVKDRNQDVSEVEDSSKVNQIPE; encoded by the coding sequence TTGGAAATTTTAGTTTGGGCAGCGCATGTTTTGCTGGCGATAGTCTTGGTAGTTTTGGTATTATTGCAACACGGTAAAGGTGCTGATATGGGAGCTGCATTTGGTAGTGGTTCTGCAGGTAGTTTGTTTGGTGCGAGTGGATCAGCTACATTTCTAAGTCGTGCTACCGGTTTTGTTGCTGCTATGTTTTTTGTTACCAGTATGAGTTTGACTTATCTGTCAGCTAATAAAACTGAGAATTCAGGTGTAATGAGTTTGATGGATCAGATTGAAGAATCTGAAAGTGTATCTGCGACAGAAAATGAAACGAAATCTGTCAAGGATCGTAATCAGGATGTATCTGAAGTGGAAGATAGCTCAAAAGTCAATCAAATACCGGAATAG
- a CDS encoding triose-phosphate isomerase, with protein MREKMVAGNWKMHGSLADNKQLLDAVIAGLNGCNEACFVVCVPYPYLSSVQNTLQGTNIVWGAQNVSQYEKGAYTGEISTSMLKDFGCRYVIVGHSERRALFGESNSVVAEKYLAAQRAGITPILCVGETLEQRETGITEQVIEDQLAAVIGLAGAESLGKSVIAYEPVWAIGTGKTASPQQAQDVHSFIRSEIAKKNVTVAEELTILYGGSVKANNATELFAMPDIDGGLIGGASLIASEFVSICRALHH; from the coding sequence ATGCGCGAAAAGATGGTTGCCGGTAACTGGAAAATGCATGGTAGCTTGGCCGATAATAAACAGTTGCTTGATGCGGTTATAGCGGGCTTAAATGGATGCAATGAAGCTTGTTTCGTGGTTTGCGTTCCTTATCCTTATCTTTCATCGGTACAAAATACATTGCAGGGCACAAATATTGTTTGGGGTGCTCAGAATGTCAGTCAATACGAAAAAGGTGCCTATACAGGAGAGATTTCAACGTCAATGTTGAAAGATTTCGGATGTCGCTATGTCATTGTTGGACATTCGGAAAGAAGAGCATTATTTGGTGAAAGCAATTCTGTTGTTGCAGAAAAATACTTGGCGGCACAGCGCGCCGGAATTACTCCTATTTTGTGCGTAGGTGAAACACTTGAGCAGCGCGAAACTGGAATAACCGAACAAGTTATTGAAGATCAACTAGCAGCAGTTATCGGATTGGCAGGTGCCGAATCTTTAGGTAAATCAGTGATTGCCTATGAACCGGTATGGGCTATCGGTACAGGTAAAACAGCATCGCCCCAGCAAGCTCAGGATGTACATTCATTTATCAGATCAGAAATAGCGAAAAAGAATGTGACCGTAGCCGAAGAACTGACTATTCTTTATGGTGGCAGCGTTAAAGCGAACAATGCAACCGAACTATTTGCTATGCCGGATATTGATGGCGGCTTAATTGGCGGAGCATCACTTATTGCCAGTGAATTTGTATCGATTTGTCGCGCTTTGCATCATTAA
- a CDS encoding phosphate ABC transporter ATP-binding protein, producing MMQIDSEKTLEPVQYKSEVKNLSFYYGGFNALKKISMVLHDKKITALIGPSGCGKSTFLRCFNRMHDLYPGNRYEGEIILHPDDVNILASNVDPIEVRMRISMVFQKPNPFPKSIYENVAYGLRVRGIKQRAVLDEKVEAALRNSALWDEVKDRLHDLAFNLSGGQQQRLCIARALATDPEILLFDEPTSALDPIATASIEELITDLKNKVTILIVTHNMQQAARVSDYTAYMYLGELIEFDVTDTIFIKPKNKQTEDYITGRFG from the coding sequence ATGATGCAGATTGATTCGGAAAAAACGTTAGAACCGGTTCAGTATAAATCGGAAGTTAAGAATCTCAGTTTTTATTACGGTGGATTTAATGCGCTGAAAAAGATCAGTATGGTCCTGCATGATAAGAAAATTACCGCCCTGATCGGACCATCGGGTTGTGGGAAATCAACATTTCTGCGCTGTTTTAATCGTATGCATGATTTATATCCCGGTAATCGCTACGAAGGAGAAATTATTCTTCATCCTGATGACGTCAATATTTTGGCTTCTAATGTTGATCCGATAGAAGTGCGAATGCGCATCAGTATGGTTTTTCAGAAACCGAATCCTTTTCCCAAATCTATCTATGAGAATGTTGCGTACGGTTTACGTGTGAGAGGAATTAAGCAGCGCGCTGTTTTGGATGAAAAAGTTGAAGCCGCATTGCGTAATTCAGCATTATGGGATGAAGTAAAAGATCGTTTGCATGATCTGGCTTTTAATCTTTCTGGCGGGCAGCAACAAAGGCTGTGTATTGCGAGAGCTTTGGCAACGGATCCTGAGATACTCTTGTTTGATGAACCGACTTCCGCGTTGGATCCGATTGCAACGGCAAGCATTGAAGAATTGATAACTGATTTAAAGAATAAAGTCACGATTTTGATCGTTACTCATAATATGCAGCAAGCCGCCCGAGTATCTGATTACACCGCCTATATGTATTTGGGCGAGCTGATTGAGTTTGATGTAACAGATACAATTTTTATCAAACCCAAAAATAAGCAAACGGAAGATTATATTACTGGCAGGTTCGGTTAA